ATTGACACAAACTGTTCGATCTTAATGGAAATACATTTTTTTGTGCAATAGCTGACGCTCAAAAATCCCGACCATACAAACAGGTAACGGGTAATCTCCTCCGACCAGGACGGCGCTGAGCCGAGTACATATCTGGAAAACACCTGGATCCCCATGATCACTGTCATCAGAATCAGGCTTATCACCATAAAAAATTCTTCCAGATAGTTATCCAGCCAGATTACTGTTTTCTTCATTCGCATTTGCCCTCCATTCATGTAATCATACAAAAATGATATCAATTACCGAAGAATTTGTCTATTTTTTCTATTTGCTTTTCTCTCTTTAAATAGCAAAATTTTCTATAATTTTTCACTTTCAGAAATCGGTTAGTTTTTTAACAAAACCAGAATATGATAAAGGCCCGCAATCCACCGGAATCCCCGGTATGACTGCGGGTCTTTATCCTGCCTTTTTCACTCTTCATTCAGGTTAAACATAACGGATCCGCCACAGGACTTCTCCGGATGTTTCTTCACTAGATGCTCTTATCGATCAGAGTCAGGATTTCTCTTAAATCTGATGCATTCATCTGTCCAGGTGCAGAAGCTTTTCCTACTGCCCCGAAAGTAAGTGCTGAACCGAATACTTCACCGCACAGACGACTGATCAGTCCGGTACCTGCCATAGACATTGTAATGATCGGACGGTCTGCATGTTCTTCTGCCATTTCACGTGTTGCTTCAAGAAGTGTAAGTACATCCTTTTTGCACTGTGGCATTACTGCAATTTTCGGGATATCTGCGCCGAGTTCCTGCATTTTCACAAGGCGTCCTACGATATCGTCTTTGTCCGGTGTCTTATCGAAGTCATGGTTGGATGCAACGACTTTTACGCCGTGTGCATGCGCGCCTTCGATGATATCTTTTACAACTTCGTCCCCTGTAAATGCTTCTACATCCACAAGGTCAACCAGTCCTGTTGCTGCTGCTTTCTTGTTCAGCTCTGCATATGCGTCAGCTTCGATTGCTTTTTCGCCGCCTTCTTTGGAAGTACGGAATGTGAAAAGAATCGGAGTTTCGCCAAGTGCCGGACGAAGGTCTTTTAATACATCTTCAACCTGTGCGAAGTCAAATACACCTTCGAACCAGTCTACACGCCATTCTACAACATCAAGCGCAACATCCTCAAAAGATCTTGCTGCTGCAAGAATTTCTTCTTTTGTCTTTCCGACGATCGGTACACAGATTTTCGGTACTCCTTCACCGATCTTAACGCCACGAACTTCTACATATTTACTCATGTCTGTTTTCTCCTTTTTCTAGTTGTCAGCCTGAGCCTGTTCTACCATCTTAGTATAACGTAAGTTTACAAATAATCCAAGAAGGACTCCAACTGCTGTAAGAACGATATTCATAACCATAACCTGTGACGGCTGCATTTTGGATGCTGCTGTAAGGATGGTGTAGTTACACAGGGAAGATGCGATCATAACAAGTGCTGTTACAGTTCCTTTGATCTTCGGGAAAAGCATGTTGCATACAGAAGTTGCGATCTGAAGAAGTCCGCCTGCTCCTGCCCATCCGATCAGGAATGCACCTGCAATCATAAGTGTCTGGCTCTTTCCAACCAGAACAGCGATCATTGTTACAAGACAGATTACCGGGTATCCCAGGATAAATCTTACGTCTTTGATCTTTCTTGTTAAAAGTGCAGTTACAACGAGTGCAAGCATTGTTCCTGCTGAATAGTATGTCTGCATGATGGACGGATCAGCCCAGCCAACATTCTCTTTTGCAAAGTTCTGTGCACAGTTCAGCCATAACTGGAAAGTACCTGTACATGTGAATCCGATCAGGATCATTGCGATGGATTCTACAGAGAAATGTGTATGCTTTAAGCTGTCGATCAGGCCTTCTTTCTTTCCCGCTGCTTTCTGATCTGTATCCGGGAGTGGAAAGATCATAACCAGTACCAGAAGTACAAGATAAGCGATTCCACATGCATAGAACAGTGTGTTGTAAGAGGTTGCTCCTGTTGCTGTTGTAGCGACAGTTACACCAAGTACGAACGGTAAAAGCATCTGCGATACAGAAATAAAGAATTTGATCCCCATAGTTGCAACGCCCGGTGCTTTGTAAATGATTTCTGAAACAGCCGGGTAAATTCCTGTATCCAGGAAAGAGTTTGCGATACCACCAACGATTGCACAGATATATGCGATCTGGTATCCACCATTTGTTCCTGCATTAAATGCAAGTGCAAGTCCGATCAGGTAGATTGCATAGGATCCACTACCGATCGCTGTTGAAATACGACGTCCGAGTTTGTCAGAAAGCGGTCCGGCGAACGGAAGCGCGATCAGACGTCCAAGTCCGAGTGCTGCTGAAATTGCAGTGATTGCCATAACTTCTACGCCCCAGGAAGCGGCAAGTGCTTCCTTGATGACTGCCTGTCCAAGGATGGAACATCCGACACCGTGGATAAAGTAGTTTAAATAAAGGATCAGGGCGCTGGGTATGTATTTCTTATTCATCTCTTTTCCTCACATTCCTGTTTTTCAAATTTTTTCGATTTCTTCTTAAATTCAATACAAGCCTGCCGGGTATTAATCATCGTATCTGATGTTTAATACTTCTTTCATGTGTTCGATCGGCATTTCTTTTCCTGTCCAGAGTTTGAATGCTGCTGCTCCCTGGAATAACATCATTCCAAGACCGTTCATTGTCTTACATCCAACTT
The sequence above is drawn from the Coprococcus comes ATCC 27758 genome and encodes:
- a CDS encoding MFS transporter is translated as MNKKYIPSALILYLNYFIHGVGCSILGQAVIKEALAASWGVEVMAITAISAALGLGRLIALPFAGPLSDKLGRRISTAIGSGSYAIYLIGLALAFNAGTNGGYQIAYICAIVGGIANSFLDTGIYPAVSEIIYKAPGVATMGIKFFISVSQMLLPFVLGVTVATTATGATSYNTLFYACGIAYLVLLVLVMIFPLPDTDQKAAGKKEGLIDSLKHTHFSVESIAMILIGFTCTGTFQLWLNCAQNFAKENVGWADPSIMQTYYSAGTMLALVVTALLTRKIKDVRFILGYPVICLVTMIAVLVGKSQTLMIAGAFLIGWAGAGGLLQIATSVCNMLFPKIKGTVTALVMIASSLCNYTILTAASKMQPSQVMVMNIVLTAVGVLLGLFVNLRYTKMVEQAQADN
- the aroD gene encoding type I 3-dehydroquinate dehydratase codes for the protein MSKYVEVRGVKIGEGVPKICVPIVGKTKEEILAAARSFEDVALDVVEWRVDWFEGVFDFAQVEDVLKDLRPALGETPILFTFRTSKEGGEKAIEADAYAELNKKAAATGLVDLVDVEAFTGDEVVKDIIEGAHAHGVKVVASNHDFDKTPDKDDIVGRLVKMQELGADIPKIAVMPQCKKDVLTLLEATREMAEEHADRPIITMSMAGTGLISRLCGEVFGSALTFGAVGKASAPGQMNASDLREILTLIDKSI